The nucleotide window CAGAGATCGCATAGAAATACAGTGATTGTTCTTTGCGCTCCTTGCGTTCTTTCGCGGCTAAACTGCCGTGGTTTTATCCGGCACGTTAACTGTTACTGCCTGCTAGGTGCGCCGATCACGCCTCGCACTTGAGCACGTAAACCACGCCCTTTTCGCTGCCGACGGCGAGCAGCGTGTCGTCGGGGGACCAGGATAACTTGGTGGCGGGGGTGGGCATTTTTATGGTGGCGCGCAACGGCTTGGGCCGCTCGGGACTCCAGATTTGCACTACGCCGTCGACGCTCGCCGTCGCCAACAGGCCGTGGGAGTTCTGAAACGCCACCGCGCAGACCTTGGCGTCGTGCGGCAACATCACGGGCTCGCGCCCCTCGGGCCCCCCACCGGTGCAATCCCACAAGCAGGCGTCCTCGCCGCCGCCGGTGGCCAACCAGTGCGATTCACGGTCAAAGGAGAGCTCTTTCACCTTGCTCTCGTAGCCACTCATGTGGAACTCGTCATTCTGCTCGGGCAACCACAGGTGGACGCTCGGATCCTGGTTGCCGGAAACCAGCCAGCGGTTGTCGGGCGACCACACCAAAGCGTGGATACCGTTAGCATAAGCGAATTCCTTTTGGGCGATAAAATCGTCGGCATCCCATAGGCAAACGCCGCCAAAATAGGCTGACGCGAGGCAACCGCCTGCGGGTTGCCAAGCGATCGCGCTCAGGGTTTTGGGCGCGGGGGCGAACGCATGCAGCGTGGAGCCATCGGCGCGCAGCAGCGTGAGCTGACGGCCGGCGGCGACGGCGAGGATAGGCGCAGCGGACGGCAGACCTTCGACATTGGCCGACTGCTTCGAAACGGGCCGCCAAGCGAGGTGCTCAATCCAGGCCCCGCCGACCTCGGCCGAAGCGGTGTGTTGCCCGCTCGCGGCGTCCCAAAATTTGACCTTCGAGTCCTGGCCACCGGTGGCGAGCAGCGGCTGCGAGGGATGCCAGGCGAGGCAATTGGTGCCGTCGTCATGGCCGGGCAAATCGGTGCGTGCTCCCGCGGCGGCGGTGAACAGGGAAACTGGGCCGGAGGAGGCAGCGGCGGCGAGCAGGGAGCCATCGGCGGCCCAAGCGAGGTCGATCACGTAGTCGTCGAGCTGTGCAGCCCAGTGTTTGGTAAGTTGCATGAGATGAACCCAAGTGAGCGCGGCGCGCCCGCACGTGCAAGGACGGAAGCCCCCGGCCCTTGGGTTGCATGAAGCTGCGCCACTTGGGGCGCGAAGGGCCCGGCTCGCTGTTTTTCCGCTTTGCCTCGCTGCCTTTGCCGGTGTGGCATGCAGCCATGTCGAACTACAAAGCCCCGTCGTTTCTCGTCGATTTGCTCCACGCCCGCTCGCCCTCCGGGGCTGAATTCGAGGCCCAAAAGGTGTTCGATCATTACGTCAAACCCGCCGCCTCGACTTATGCCAAAGACGCCATGGGCAATCGTATCGCCACGCTCAATCCCAAGGGCGATCCGGTGCTCATGCTCGCCGGCCACATGGATGAACTCGGCCTCATCATCACCTACGTCAACAAGGACGGTTTTATCTATTTTGACACCATCGGCGGCCACGACCGCACCGTCATTTCCGGTCGCCGGGTGGTTATCCAGACCGCCAATGGCCCGATCAAGGGCGTAACCGGCAAACGGGCCATCCACCTGATGGACGACGCCGACCGCAAGAAGGTCCCCGAGATTCATGAGATCTGGATCGACATCGGGGCGCGCTCCAAAAAAGAGGCGCTGGAACGCGTCGAGATCGGCGACACGGTGACCTACGACCACGAGTTCGAACTGATCCATGGCAGCGTTGGAACCGCCCGCGCCTTTGACAACAAGGTGGGCGCCTACGTCGTCGGCGAGACGCTCATTCGCCTCGCTGCGGCCAAGAAAAAACTGGCCGCTAAACTGGTTGCCGTGGCAACCGCGCAGGAGGAAATCGGCACGCGTGGGGCCATCACGGCAGCCTATGCGGTTAACCCGCACATCGCGCTCGCCGTCGATGTCGGCCATGCGACCGACCACCCCGATTGTGACCCGCGCAAGTTTGGTGAGACCAAACTCGGTGGCGGCCCGATCATCTGCCGTGGACCCAACATCAACCCGCTGGTTTACGAGCGCTTGGTGAAGGCCGCCAAAAAACTCAAAATCCCCTATCAACTCGAGGCCGACCCGCGCCCCACCGGAACCGATGCGCGCGCGATCCAGGTTGGCCGCTCCGGCATCGCCACGGGTTTGGTGAGCATCCCGCTGCGCTACATGCACACGCCGAGCGAAGTCGTGGACCTCGAAGACGTGGAGCGCACGGTGCAATTGTTCGTCGAGTTCGCCCTTGAGTTGAAAGCCGGCGAGTACCTGCACTGGTAATGCGCCGTGGCAAAGTGACCGCTACGGCGGCGGCCACTTGGGGAGAGAGGAAGTGACACCCCACCTGTGCCGTGCGCCCAAAGGCTCGAGAACCTTTTGCGATTAGGTGGGCTCCTCCGGATGGCTTCGTGCTTTCCGATTTACGGCCTAGCACTCTCCCACCCGTTCCGGATCCCGTATTTTATCAAAGGCAAAGAGCAGTTATTGAAAGCACCTCGAACACTGCAGGGTGTCACGGCCCAACGTAGGAGCCACCACCGCTCCGTCAATGGCCATCCCCGGTGCCCCGCCGAAAGCCCATAGGCCTTCGATCTTGTGTCATTTTGTGGTTTTTGTGGCCAATGGCGACGAGCCGATTAACGCAGGATCTAACCTGTTTTTAACTCAAAGATCGCCAATCCACGCAGTGCAGAGCCATCCACCTCGCCCCCAACAACGGAGGGTGGCCGCAAAGAGGCACAAACGGCGCAAAAAACGGAGTGCCCCCTTTTTGCGACTTATGCGATTTTTTGCGGCTAAATCCCCCGTTTTTTAACTCCCGGGGTGGGATTGGGCGGGTTGGTTTTGTGTCATCTCGTGTTTTTTGTGGCCAATGGGTTGGGGGCTACCCACCGATAACGTCGAAGAACCCGCAGGAGGCTCTGAACATTAAGGTGGCTGCGGCGTTCGCCTTTTTCCTTACTCGGTGCACCCCACACCGCCGCAGCCGTTTAAAACTCGATGCTACCGCCCCCTACCCCGCCCGATCCCATCGGCCATGCCCTGCTAGCCGAGCGCCTCGCCGCCCTGCCCCACGTGCTGGCCGCCATGATCAGGCGCGGCCCCGCGCCGTTGCGCCCGGCCACCCGCGCCTCCCGGCGCTTCATCATCACCGGCACCGGCAGCTCGGAAGCGCATGCGCGTTACCTGACGATGCTGCTTAACCTCCACACCGACCGCGCCGCCGCTTACCTACCGCTTTCGGGTTTCACCCTGGCCGAGCCGGCCTGCTTCGCGGGCGCAACCCTGGTGGTATTTTCCCAGGGCGTTTCACCCAACGCCCAAATCGCGCTGCGACGCCGGGGGGATTTCGCCCATTGCGTACTGTTCACCGCCACCACGCCCTCCGCCGCACGCGCGGCCGGAAAACCCGACCGCGCCGCACTGCTCCAGTCCATCCTAGATGCAGGCGGCGAAATCATCGAATTCCCCCTGGCCGAGGAATACACCACCTTGATCCGCTTTGTCGGCCCCATGGCCGGCTACCTGGCCGCCCTCCAATTCGCCGCAACCCTCGACGGCAGCCGCCTGCAACTGCCCACTCTGGGCGAAATTCTTCCCCTGCTGGAGGAACGCCCGCCGACGGAGCTGCTGACGGCGATGAAGCGCTTGCCCAGCGCGTTCTCGGCCGGCTTTAACTTGGTCACCGCCGCGCCCATCTCTGATTACGCCCAAAACCTGGCCTGCAAGTTTATGGAAGGCGTGTACTGGCCGTGCCCGCCGATCAGCGATTTTTTGCAATTTGCCCACGGCCCCTTTCAGGAAATGAACGCGCACCCCAAGCCGGTGGTCATCCTGCAAGGCGGCGCGGCGGTTGAGTCCGAGATGGTCGAACGCAGCGTGCGCATGCTGCGCGAAGTGGGGCTGCACGCGTTTGTGATCCGCGTGGAGGGCGCGGCGTTGCACTCCATTTTCGGTTTTGAAGCGGCGCTCAATGCCCTGGTTTTCGAGGTGATGGTCCACCTGCGCGTGGACCAAATCAACTGGCCCGGCAAAGGCCGCGACGACCTGCTCTACGGCTTCTGCCCCGATCTGGCGCAGCCTAACCCCTGAGCCGCCCCAAGGACAAAACCCGGCGTTACCTTCGCCACTTGCCTCACTTGGAGAAACCCACGAACCTCCGCATCCACTTGTTTTAACTAGGAGTTACCCGTTAACAAACTGCCCGTCTCCCCCTTTTTTGCATATGAGTTCTCACTCCGCCAACGACTCCGCCCAGACCCACGATGCCCAGCTGCTGGCACGCGTCGCCCAAGGCGAACAAACCGCCCTCGGCGAACTCTACGACCGCTGGAGCCTGCCACTGCAAGCCCTCGCCGCCCCAGTGCTTAAAGACCCCGCCCAACTCGAAGACGTCCTGCATAACACGTTCATCACCCTCTGGGAAAAAGCAGGCGACTTCGATCCTACCCAAGGGTCGGCCTACGACTGGGCGGCCACCTGGGTTCGCGCCAACTCGGTTCCTGCAAACGCGGGGCCCGATGCCGCCACCGCAGCTCGCCCGCAACTCACCCCATCCCTCGATCTCGCGCCGCCCTCAGCAGCCCTTCGCGCCCGCATCCTCAACTCTGCGGTGCCGCTCCCTGCCGAGGTTCGTCACCTGCTCCCCTTCCCCACTCCGCCCGCGTGGCTTGGCTGGGGCTTCGCCGCCGTGTTCAGTTTGGCCGCCATTTTCTTTGCCGCCAAAAGCTTCAACGTCCGCAACGAGCTGCAAGCCGCGCTTGAGTCAGAGCGCATGGCCCGCCTCGAGGCGGGCACGCTGAAAAACCTGCTCGAGGCCGAACGCATCCTTTCACGCGCCCAACTGGAGCGCCTGCTCGCCGCCGACCGGCTTAACGCCGAGTTGCGCGCACAGGTCAATCGGGGCGCACAACCCGCGCCGCGCTAGAGCGCGCTTAAATTTGATCTGTAGCCGTTTAAAGTAGCGCAGACTTCCAGTCTGCTCCGAGCACGAATGCAGACTGGAAGTCTGCGCTACTTATACTGAAATTGAACGCGCCCCGTGCGCCCCGCGCGCAGCGGGGCCTCAAGCGCGAATCACTTGGGGTTTAACGGGCTGCGCAGCCCGCGTTTGATCGTGCTGGCGGTGGGCTTGTCCAGCTTGCGCAGGCCCTTGAGCATCTTGTCGAAATCCTTCGGCAGGGGCGCCCGCAGATCGAGAACTTTGCCGGTCACCGGATGGGTCACCACGAGGTGCTCGGCGTGCAGCAACATGCGCGTGGGCTGCGCGGGGAGGCGCGGACTGGGCTTCCAACCATAAATCACGTCGCCCAGCAGGATGTGGCCGAGCGACTTCATGTGAACACGGATCTGGTGCGTGCGCCCCGTGTGAATTGTGCAACGCATAAGCGCGGCGAGGTTACCACCAAAGGCCTCAACGCGCACCCAATCCGTGTGCGCATCTCGCCCGCCCGGCCCCTCGACCACGGCCATTTTGTGGCGCTGGGTGGGATTGCGCCCGATGGGCTTGCGCAGGCTCCCGCTCAACAGCCCAGGAACCCCGTCCACCAGCGCCAAATACTCTTTGTGCGAGGTGCGCGCTGCAAATTGCTCCGAAATCCCGCGATGCGCCGCATCGGTTTTTGCAACCAACATGATGCCCGAGGTGTCGCGGTCGAGCCGGTGCACGATGCCGGGACGCTCCACCCCACCGATTCCGCTCAACTCGCCCTCGCAGTGGGAAAGCAGCGCGTGCACCAGGGTGTCCTCACCGGTGCCTGCACCCGGGTGAACCACCATGCCCGCCGCCTTGTTAATGGCCAGCAGGTGCTTGTCCTCAAAAACCACCTCGAGGGGAATATCCACCGCGCGCAACTCGGTGGGCTTGACGTCAGGAAACGTGAAAATGAGTTCGTCACCCGCCACGACTTCGGCACTGCGGTCGATGACCTTGCCATTGAGCGTGACCAGGCCGGCATCGAGCGAGCGCTGAAACGCCACGCGGCTGTGCTCAGGAAATGCGGTCGCCAAAACCTTGTCAGCGCGGGCACGAGAGGAATCAGGCGGAACGGTGTAGCAGGTGTTTTCCATGGAGCAGGCCTTTTATGGGAGAGGAGCGCAGCAGATAGCAACCACCGCCCCGAGGTTCGCAAATAAATGGGCGCTCCCACCCACGCCCTGCCGCTCATGCCTAGGACTCCCCCTCACCGTGGCCTTGCGCGTGCGCTCAAGGATTGCCCCCCGTGCCGCAGCCTGCGAAATCCACGGGCTCCGCAATGAGTTTTTCGACTTTTACCCGCAGCATCCGTATCGCCCGTCCCGCCGCCGAGGTGTTCGCTTGGCATGAACGCCCGGGCGCGTTCGAGCGTCTTGCCCCACCGTGGCAGAAGCTCCAACTCATCTCCCGTTCCGGCGGTATCCGCGACGGCGCGACCGTGAGCCTGCGCACCAAAATCGGCCCGCTTTGGGTGCGCTGGGACGTCGAACACCGCGACTACCGCGAGGGGGTGCAATTTCGCGACGTGCAGCGGCGCGGCCCCTTCGCCCACTGGGAGCACCTGCACAGGGTCGAACCCGTCGAGGACGGCCGCGCCTGCGTGCTCACCGACGCCATCACGTATCAATTGCCCTTCGGCGCCCTCGGCCGGTGGTTTGGCGGCGCGCTGGCTCGGCGCGAGTTGTCACGACTCTTTGACTACCGCCATGCGCTCACCCAAGCCGATATCGAGGGCGCGGCGCGGCACATCGCGGTGCGGCCCATGACGTTTCTCGTCGCCGGTGCCTCCGGTTTGGTCGGGCAGGCGCTGACTGCGTTTTTGCAAACCCAGGGGCACACCGTGCTCCGGCTGGTGCGTCGCACGACCAGCACGGCCGACGAGGTGTTTTGGAATCCCGCCACGGGTGAAATGCCCGCCCAGGCCCTGCGCGGGGTGGATGTCGTTGTTAACCTCGCCGGTGAAAACATCGCCGAGGGGCGCTGGACTGAGGAACGCAAAACCGCTCTCCGCAGCAGCCGTATCGATTCAACGCGCACGTTGGTCAAGGCGATGGCGGCGATCAAAAGCGAGCGCCTGCGACCGTTCGTGTTCATCTCGGCGTCGGCCACCGGTTTTTACGGGAGCAGGGGCGATGAACAACTCGACGAAGAGTCGGCGGCGGGCGGCGGATATCTGGCCGGGGTGTGCGCGGATTGGGAGCGCGAAGCCGGGGCGGCCGAGGAGCTGGGCGTGCGCGTGGTGCGCTTGCGAACCGGGGTGGTGCTCACGCCCGCAGGCGGCGCGTTGGCCAAGTTGCTGCCGGTGTTTGCCGCCGGGCTGGGCGGGCCGCTCGGCTGCGGCAAACGCTGGATGAGCTGGATCTCGCTGGAGGACCTCGTCGGCGCAATTTACCACGCGGTGCTCGACTGGCGCTGCTACGGGCCGGTCAACGCGGTCGCGCCGCAACCCGTCACCAACGCGGAGTTCACCGCCACGCTGGCGCGGGTGTTGCACCGTCCCGCCGTTCTGCCGGTGCCGCCGTGCGCGTTGAGGCTGGCGCTGGGCGAAATGGCCGACGAAACGCTGCTATCGAGCGCGCGCGTGTATCCGGGGCGGTTGCAGGAAGCCGGCTACCGGTTCCGCCACGAAAACGTGGAGGCCGCCTTGCGCTCGTCGTTGGGCCATGCACCTTCCGCCCCTTAAATCATGAATCACCCCACGGTTGTCATTGGCGCAGGAATCGCCGGTTTGTTGCTCGCACGCGGGCTCGCCGCGGCGGGCGCGTACGTCGTCGGGGTTGAGAAAAGCCGGGGCTTTGGCGGGCGCATGGCCACCAAACGCGTGGGCGAGGCGAGCTTTGACTCCGGCGCGCAGTTTTTCACGGCGCGCGAGCCGGACTTTGCCGCCGTGGTCGCGGGCTGGCAGCAGCAGGGCTGGGTAAACAACTGGCCGGCCTCGCCGCATCGCCGCTGGGTGGGACGCCCGTCGATGACCGCCGTGCCCAAGGCGCTGGCCGAGGGGCTGACGCTGTTGCGCGAGCACAAAGTCACTGCGGCACGGCGCACGGCGAACGGCCACTGGGAGCTGGAGATAGAAAACCAGCCGCTGCTGCACGCCGAACGGGTGTTGTTCACCTGCCCCGTTCCGCAAGCGCTGGCCGTGTTGGCGGCGGGCGGCGTCCGTCTGCCGGAGTCGGTCGCCCCCGCATTGGAGGCGATCAGTTACCACCCGTGCCTGGCGTTGCTGGTGATGCTGGCGGGCCCCAGCGCGGTGCCGGCCGATGGCGTTGCGCTGACCGAAGGCCCGGTGCGTTGGCTGGCCGATAACGTTAAAAAAGGCCTCACGCAAAACGCGCCTGGGGCGGTCACGATTCACGCATCGGCGGAGTTTTCGGCGGAAAACTACGGGCGTCCCGAGGCGGAAATCGCCGCGCTGCTGCTGCCGGAGGTCGAGCGCTGGTTGGGCGCTGCGGTGGTGTCCACGACCCTGCACCGGTGGAAATTCAGCGAG belongs to Opitutus sp. and includes:
- a CDS encoding RluA family pseudouridine synthase, coding for MENTCYTVPPDSSRARADKVLATAFPEHSRVAFQRSLDAGLVTLNGKVIDRSAEVVAGDELIFTFPDVKPTELRAVDIPLEVVFEDKHLLAINKAAGMVVHPGAGTGEDTLVHALLSHCEGELSGIGGVERPGIVHRLDRDTSGIMLVAKTDAAHRGISEQFAARTSHKEYLALVDGVPGLLSGSLRKPIGRNPTQRHKMAVVEGPGGRDAHTDWVRVEAFGGNLAALMRCTIHTGRTHQIRVHMKSLGHILLGDVIYGWKPSPRLPAQPTRMLLHAEHLVVTHPVTGKVLDLRAPLPKDFDKMLKGLRKLDKPTASTIKRGLRSPLNPK
- a CDS encoding M20/M25/M40 family metallo-hydrolase, which translates into the protein MSNYKAPSFLVDLLHARSPSGAEFEAQKVFDHYVKPAASTYAKDAMGNRIATLNPKGDPVLMLAGHMDELGLIITYVNKDGFIYFDTIGGHDRTVISGRRVVIQTANGPIKGVTGKRAIHLMDDADRKKVPEIHEIWIDIGARSKKEALERVEIGDTVTYDHEFELIHGSVGTARAFDNKVGAYVVGETLIRLAAAKKKLAAKLVAVATAQEEIGTRGAITAAYAVNPHIALAVDVGHATDHPDCDPRKFGETKLGGGPIICRGPNINPLVYERLVKAAKKLKIPYQLEADPRPTGTDARAIQVGRSGIATGLVSIPLRYMHTPSEVVDLEDVERTVQLFVEFALELKAGEYLHW
- a CDS encoding creatininase, whose protein sequence is MLPPPTPPDPIGHALLAERLAALPHVLAAMIRRGPAPLRPATRASRRFIITGTGSSEAHARYLTMLLNLHTDRAAAYLPLSGFTLAEPACFAGATLVVFSQGVSPNAQIALRRRGDFAHCVLFTATTPSAARAAGKPDRAALLQSILDAGGEIIEFPLAEEYTTLIRFVGPMAGYLAALQFAATLDGSRLQLPTLGEILPLLEERPPTELLTAMKRLPSAFSAGFNLVTAAPISDYAQNLACKFMEGVYWPCPPISDFLQFAHGPFQEMNAHPKPVVILQGGAAVESEMVERSVRMLREVGLHAFVIRVEGAALHSIFGFEAALNALVFEVMVHLRVDQINWPGKGRDDLLYGFCPDLAQPNP
- a CDS encoding TIGR01777 family protein, encoding MSFSTFTRSIRIARPAAEVFAWHERPGAFERLAPPWQKLQLISRSGGIRDGATVSLRTKIGPLWVRWDVEHRDYREGVQFRDVQRRGPFAHWEHLHRVEPVEDGRACVLTDAITYQLPFGALGRWFGGALARRELSRLFDYRHALTQADIEGAARHIAVRPMTFLVAGASGLVGQALTAFLQTQGHTVLRLVRRTTSTADEVFWNPATGEMPAQALRGVDVVVNLAGENIAEGRWTEERKTALRSSRIDSTRTLVKAMAAIKSERLRPFVFISASATGFYGSRGDEQLDEESAAGGGYLAGVCADWEREAGAAEELGVRVVRLRTGVVLTPAGGALAKLLPVFAAGLGGPLGCGKRWMSWISLEDLVGAIYHAVLDWRCYGPVNAVAPQPVTNAEFTATLARVLHRPAVLPVPPCALRLALGEMADETLLSSARVYPGRLQEAGYRFRHENVEAALRSSLGHAPSAP
- a CDS encoding WD40 repeat domain-containing protein, translating into MQLTKHWAAQLDDYVIDLAWAADGSLLAAAASSGPVSLFTAAAGARTDLPGHDDGTNCLAWHPSQPLLATGGQDSKVKFWDAASGQHTASAEVGGAWIEHLAWRPVSKQSANVEGLPSAAPILAVAAGRQLTLLRADGSTLHAFAPAPKTLSAIAWQPAGGCLASAYFGGVCLWDADDFIAQKEFAYANGIHALVWSPDNRWLVSGNQDPSVHLWLPEQNDEFHMSGYESKVKELSFDRESHWLATGGGEDACLWDCTGGGPEGREPVMLPHDAKVCAVAFQNSHGLLATASVDGVVQIWSPERPKPLRATIKMPTPATKLSWSPDDTLLAVGSEKGVVYVLKCEA
- a CDS encoding FAD-dependent oxidoreductase, with the protein product MNHPTVVIGAGIAGLLLARGLAAAGAYVVGVEKSRGFGGRMATKRVGEASFDSGAQFFTAREPDFAAVVAGWQQQGWVNNWPASPHRRWVGRPSMTAVPKALAEGLTLLREHKVTAARRTANGHWELEIENQPLLHAERVLFTCPVPQALAVLAAGGVRLPESVAPALEAISYHPCLALLVMLAGPSAVPADGVALTEGPVRWLADNVKKGLTQNAPGAVTIHASAEFSAENYGRPEAEIAALLLPEVERWLGAAVVSTTLHRWKFSEPKTTHPERCVWLPELGLGFAGDGFGGPKIEGAAMSALALAQMVAQHPQSAS